A stretch of the Pseudoalteromonas marina genome encodes the following:
- the ilvY gene encoding HTH-type transcriptional activator IlvY has product MDHKHLKYFLALAKTLHFARASELCHVSAPTLSRNIKHLEEEVGVALFMRDNRSVKLTKEGESFIDYATATLANWQRFKANVKEPQQHIYGKVSIYCSVTASYSFLHQILEQLRAQHQYIEITLNTGDPALAINRVLDGHESMAIAAKPGKLPAQIAFVDIGHSPLVLIGPKVQCTITEKLTSNNTELDWSELEFIVPEQGFSRQRLEMWWRKNNIHGKIYAQVAGHEAMVSMVSLGFGVAMVPKIVLDNSPLKDKVQILTPKMQAPEGFDIGLAVLRKELNDPAISALWNIAQTLDAKAI; this is encoded by the coding sequence ATGGATCATAAGCATTTAAAATATTTTTTAGCGTTGGCTAAAACACTGCACTTTGCTAGAGCAAGTGAGCTTTGCCATGTGAGTGCGCCTACATTAAGTCGTAATATTAAACACCTAGAAGAAGAGGTGGGCGTTGCGCTATTTATGCGCGATAACCGCAGTGTAAAATTAACAAAAGAGGGAGAGTCTTTTATTGATTACGCCACTGCTACCCTTGCTAACTGGCAAAGATTTAAAGCTAATGTGAAAGAGCCACAGCAACATATTTATGGAAAAGTCAGTATTTATTGCTCTGTTACCGCCTCTTATAGTTTTTTGCATCAAATTTTAGAGCAACTCAGAGCGCAGCATCAGTATATAGAAATAACTTTAAATACGGGCGACCCTGCACTAGCTATAAACCGTGTGCTCGATGGTCATGAATCAATGGCAATAGCAGCTAAACCTGGAAAATTACCTGCGCAAATTGCTTTTGTAGATATAGGCCATTCACCATTAGTGCTTATTGGGCCAAAAGTTCAATGTACGATTACTGAAAAATTAACATCAAACAATACAGAGCTTGATTGGTCTGAATTAGAGTTTATTGTGCCTGAACAGGGTTTTTCTAGGCAGCGCCTAGAAATGTGGTGGCGAAAAAACAATATTCACGGAAAAATTTATGCACAAGTGGCGGGGCATGAGGCAATGGTCTCTATGGTTAGCCTAGGATTTGGTGTAGCAATGGTTCCTAAAATAGTATTAGATAACAGTCCACTAAAAGACAAAGTACAGATACTCACACCAAAAATGCAAGCCCCTGAAGGCTTTGACATTGGCTTAGCAGTTTTAAGAAAAGAGCTCAACGACCCCGCTATTAGTGCTTTGTGGAATATTGCACAAACTTTAGACGCAAAAGCGATTTAG
- a CDS encoding DUF3019 domain-containing protein: protein MKQLMVILFLAPLLIPLSNAQAASFTVSPKVCVISQVQDFCDLDLKFEWQGDVVGDVCIYEQSKKIHCWQQQRAGEFNYKARVQVETIYSLINSESGVLIAKAQVEVQSTHVQKSRRRLRSPWSFF, encoded by the coding sequence ATGAAACAATTAATGGTCATTTTATTTTTAGCGCCACTACTTATCCCCCTCAGTAATGCGCAAGCTGCGTCGTTTACTGTGTCACCCAAAGTATGTGTCATTTCTCAGGTACAGGACTTTTGCGATCTTGATTTAAAGTTTGAATGGCAGGGCGATGTGGTGGGGGATGTTTGCATATATGAACAGAGTAAAAAGATACATTGCTGGCAACAGCAGCGCGCAGGAGAGTTTAATTATAAAGCGCGTGTTCAGGTCGAAACCATATACTCCTTAATCAATTCGGAATCTGGCGTGTTAATAGCTAAAGCACAGGTTGAAGTACAAAGTACTCATGTACAAAAAAGTAGGCGTCGGCTTCGTTCACCATGGAGCTTTTTTTAA
- a CDS encoding MipA/OmpV family protein, producing MITNPVRGGDNVPLVVIPQIAFYAEDWFFDNGRLGYSLLQTSKHQLNIVSELNTESRFFIDWHPSNVLTLQSSSADSPFYLHAAEASSVKNVNLNDLHKRHLALDTGLAYHYVSDHHVFSVQLLHDVTNVYNGVRGALQWQYHTQLGPVNIKPSFGLNYKSAELNTYYYGLKDGETLLGEVEVASSWQPYAKIDGRLPLRDEYSVRFHLAYYDYSAINDSPLLERDYSMTAFIGFERTF from the coding sequence GTGATCACTAATCCTGTGCGTGGTGGTGATAATGTTCCTTTAGTCGTTATTCCTCAAATAGCGTTTTATGCTGAAGATTGGTTTTTTGATAATGGCCGTTTAGGCTATTCTTTACTTCAAACTTCTAAACATCAATTAAACATTGTTAGCGAGCTTAATACTGAGTCTCGTTTTTTTATAGATTGGCATCCAAGTAATGTGCTTACGCTGCAAAGCAGCAGTGCAGATAGCCCTTTTTATTTGCATGCTGCAGAGGCCTCATCAGTAAAAAATGTTAATTTAAATGACCTACATAAACGCCACCTAGCCTTAGACACAGGGCTTGCTTATCATTATGTGAGTGATCACCATGTGTTTTCTGTTCAACTACTGCATGATGTGACAAATGTTTATAACGGTGTTCGCGGTGCATTACAGTGGCAATACCATACTCAACTTGGGCCCGTAAATATTAAACCATCGTTTGGATTAAATTATAAATCTGCGGAACTAAATACCTATTATTATGGCCTTAAAGACGGCGAAACTTTATTGGGCGAAGTTGAGGTTGCCAGCAGTTGGCAACCTTATGCAAAAATTGATGGGCGATTACCCTTAAGAGATGAATATTCTGTTCGTTTCCATTTAGCTTATTATGACTACTCGGCTATTAATGATAGTCCGCTTTTAGAGCGTGACTATTCAATGACTGCATTTATAGGATTCGAACGCACTTTTTAA
- a CDS encoding sporulation protein, with the protein MFKKILASVGIGAAKVDTILETEHLQPGQLFNANIVITAGDVSQEIAGLDLLLMTRVKVAGDEGDYFTNHVIDQWRITDIGKLEPGDVKSIPFEARLHSETPITEINAGYNQSHVWLETGLDIDLALDPTDKDHLHIYPNEAVKTCMQAMDKLGFSLSKADVEKGFLRASTFASVSGCYQELEYKPNSRSLFGIQEIELSFVPEAHKTHVLIELDRAFRGDGYIDVTIEHDHVNLSQLCDQLERLFA; encoded by the coding sequence ATGTTTAAAAAGATTTTAGCATCAGTGGGTATTGGTGCAGCAAAAGTTGACACTATTTTAGAGACTGAACATCTGCAACCAGGTCAACTTTTTAACGCTAATATTGTCATTACAGCGGGTGACGTTAGCCAAGAAATTGCAGGCTTAGATTTACTACTAATGACCCGTGTTAAAGTGGCTGGAGATGAAGGTGATTATTTTACTAATCATGTAATTGATCAATGGCGAATTACCGATATAGGTAAGTTGGAACCCGGTGACGTAAAAAGCATACCTTTTGAAGCGCGTTTGCATTCAGAAACACCGATCACTGAAATTAACGCGGGTTACAACCAGTCCCATGTTTGGTTAGAAACCGGACTAGATATTGATTTAGCACTAGATCCAACAGACAAAGACCATCTTCATATTTACCCAAATGAAGCAGTGAAAACGTGTATGCAGGCAATGGATAAATTAGGTTTTAGTTTATCTAAAGCCGATGTTGAAAAAGGTTTTTTACGTGCCTCTACATTTGCTTCTGTTTCAGGGTGTTACCAAGAGCTTGAATATAAACCTAACAGCAGAAGTTTATTTGGAATTCAAGAAATCGAGTTGTCATTTGTACCAGAAGCCCACAAAACTCACGTTTTAATTGAGCTTGACCGTGCATTTAGAGGCGATGGGTATATTGATGTAACCATTGAACATGACCATGTAAACTTGTCTCAGTTATGTGATCAGTTAGAGCGTTTATTCGCTTAA
- a CDS encoding GGDEF domain-containing protein: protein MNNAVSLSHSAQYLKKAVPMMVKYRMPVTPINYAIWYCYFQGNKPSLNIELDQVISEHQTCTQSKAKEIFDKHLSDEDLALFQEMSDKFHNTVENIQQDISITLGHSKSFSTSLIDSQNEINSLIDTNSFNDILGCVERLTDESIAMQDSAREFQTKLSVAYNEIKDLKEALNLSKEAADTDPLTGFYNRGKFDSDINDFCREYSEQTTESSLAALIMFDIDHFKRFNDDFGHQKGDEVIKLVAKKVKENLTDKAKVYRYGGEEFCITAYFDTINDLVAFAECIRQEIAKLAIRKKQDVNNKRAISASFGLAMLRPFTKSSVLVERADRALYIAKTHGRNRVEIAPDI, encoded by the coding sequence ATGAATAATGCTGTATCACTTTCTCATTCCGCTCAGTATTTAAAAAAAGCAGTACCCATGATGGTGAAGTACCGTATGCCGGTAACACCTATTAATTATGCTATTTGGTATTGCTATTTTCAGGGTAATAAACCGTCTTTAAACATTGAATTAGATCAAGTTATTTCAGAGCACCAAACATGCACTCAAAGTAAAGCAAAAGAAATATTTGATAAGCATCTTAGTGATGAAGATTTAGCTCTTTTTCAGGAAATGTCGGATAAATTTCATAATACGGTTGAAAATATCCAGCAAGATATAAGTATCACACTTGGTCATTCTAAAAGTTTCAGTACTTCGCTTATTGACTCGCAGAACGAAATAAACAGCCTGATAGATACTAACTCTTTTAACGATATTCTTGGTTGTGTTGAGCGTTTGACTGATGAGTCAATTGCAATGCAAGACTCTGCTCGCGAATTTCAAACAAAGCTATCGGTTGCATATAATGAAATTAAAGACTTAAAAGAAGCGCTTAATCTTTCTAAAGAAGCTGCCGACACAGACCCATTAACAGGTTTTTATAACAGAGGTAAATTTGACTCTGATATTAATGACTTTTGCCGTGAGTACTCAGAGCAAACGACAGAAAGCTCCCTTGCTGCACTGATTATGTTTGATATTGATCACTTTAAGCGATTTAATGATGACTTTGGCCATCAAAAAGGCGATGAAGTTATTAAGCTAGTGGCAAAAAAAGTAAAAGAAAATTTAACCGACAAAGCAAAAGTGTATCGCTATGGCGGAGAAGAGTTTTGTATTACTGCTTATTTTGACACCATAAATGATTTAGTTGCTTTTGCTGAGTGTATAAGGCAAGAAATTGCGAAATTAGCTATTCGTAAAAAACAAGATGTAAATAACAAACGTGCAATATCAGCAAGCTTTGGTTTAGCTATGCTACGACCGTTTACAAAAAGCTCAGTGCTGGTTGAGCGTGCCGATAGAGCACTTTATATTGCTAAGACACATGGACGCAACCGAGTAGAAATAGCCCCTGATATCTAA
- a CDS encoding response regulator, translating into MPKILLVEDDLGLQQLTKDYLEHNGLEVAVLERGDEVFSYLENNHADLMILDVMLPGKDGFSVCRQVRDKFSLPILMLTAKSEDFDQVLGLELGADDYVIKPAEPRVLLARVNALLRRGQTVTKTSEELQFGDLIIDKTSRIVQLSDKEIVLTSHEFELLWLLASNAGQVLSREHVHQHMIGRQYDGLDRTVDVRVSRIRKKLGDNSDKPFRIKTVWGQGYLFVSDAWDL; encoded by the coding sequence ATGCCAAAAATTCTACTTGTTGAAGATGATCTTGGTTTACAGCAACTCACAAAAGATTACCTTGAACATAATGGATTAGAAGTCGCAGTTTTAGAACGTGGTGATGAGGTGTTTAGTTATTTAGAAAATAATCACGCCGATTTAATGATCTTAGATGTTATGTTGCCGGGCAAAGATGGATTTAGCGTGTGTCGTCAAGTGCGTGATAAGTTTTCTTTACCAATTTTAATGTTAACCGCTAAAAGCGAAGATTTTGACCAAGTATTGGGTTTAGAACTTGGCGCAGATGATTATGTTATTAAACCAGCTGAGCCTCGTGTGTTACTCGCAAGAGTCAATGCGCTATTACGCCGAGGTCAAACAGTGACAAAAACGAGTGAAGAATTACAGTTTGGTGATTTAATCATTGATAAGACTAGCCGTATAGTGCAATTATCTGACAAAGAGATTGTGTTAACGTCACATGAGTTTGAGTTACTTTGGTTGTTAGCCTCAAACGCTGGCCAAGTGCTTAGTAGAGAGCATGTACACCAACATATGATTGGTCGCCAATATGACGGGCTCGATCGCACCGTTGATGTTCGCGTGTCGCGTATTCGAAAAAAGCTGGGTGATAATAGCGACAAGCCATTTCGTATAAAAACAGTATGGGGTCAAGGCTACTTATTTGTTTCCGATGCGTGGGATCTTTAA
- a CDS encoding DUF3820 family protein: MDPEQLKIAINTKMPFGKYSGRPLLLLPEPYLVWFKQQGFPDSKLGSQLAMMYEVKLNGLEQMLMPLLEKK, translated from the coding sequence ATGGATCCGGAACAATTAAAAATTGCCATAAACACTAAAATGCCGTTTGGAAAATATTCAGGTCGTCCATTATTATTACTTCCCGAACCTTACTTAGTTTGGTTTAAACAGCAAGGTTTTCCAGATTCAAAACTAGGCAGTCAGTTAGCTATGATGTACGAGGTTAAGCTAAATGGCTTAGAGCAAATGCTTATGCCATTGCTAGAAAAAAAATAA
- a CDS encoding cation:proton antiporter family protein, translating into MELIYFATAFVCGFAIYQLKLPPLIGFLLAGFALNLAGYKSTELLDTIAALGVTLLLFSIGLKLKVKSLIKPQVWAPASLHIIFSSAIFSGFMLLLGVFALPLFVDLSWQSALLVGFALSFSSTVFAVKVLEERGEMASLHGKIAIGILVMQDIFAVIFLAISTGKVPNIWALAIVIALPLIRPIMYFMLNRSKHGELLPLFGFFFALVAGYNAFEFAGLKGDLGALIIGMMFAPHKKAGELSKSLLNLKDILLVGFFLSIGLNAELTVDSLIIAIVLIFVLPVKVILYYVFTNAFKLRARTSLLTAFTLSNYSEFGLIVCAVAASTGIITPEWLAVMAIAVSITFVIASPLNKRSNELYVKVESWLVKFESKTRLAEELPVNLNDTKIVIFGMGRIGTGAYETINMTHPNLVAGIDIKPEVVDKHISRGRKVLIADATDPDFWQRVNHSHVEMVMLAMPKHMQNIFALEQLQASGYTGQVTAIANYPDQQKELESMGVHSTYNFYLEAGSGFAEHVKQELFGEK; encoded by the coding sequence ATGGAACTAATCTACTTTGCTACCGCATTTGTGTGTGGTTTTGCCATTTATCAATTAAAACTTCCCCCTCTTATTGGCTTTTTGCTGGCGGGCTTTGCGCTGAATCTAGCTGGTTATAAAAGCACAGAATTACTTGATACAATCGCCGCATTGGGCGTTACTTTATTGCTGTTCAGTATTGGCTTAAAACTTAAAGTAAAAAGTTTAATAAAACCCCAAGTGTGGGCACCTGCTTCCCTTCATATTATATTTAGTAGCGCTATTTTTAGCGGTTTCATGTTGTTATTAGGTGTGTTTGCCCTACCTCTTTTTGTTGACTTAAGTTGGCAAAGTGCCTTGTTGGTCGGCTTTGCTCTTAGCTTTTCAAGCACTGTATTTGCGGTAAAAGTATTAGAAGAGCGCGGTGAAATGGCCAGCCTACACGGTAAAATCGCTATTGGTATACTTGTAATGCAAGATATTTTTGCGGTTATATTTTTAGCTATTAGTACAGGAAAAGTACCCAACATTTGGGCGCTGGCTATTGTTATTGCCTTGCCTTTAATACGCCCTATTATGTATTTTATGCTCAACCGTTCTAAGCATGGTGAATTGCTGCCCTTATTTGGTTTCTTTTTTGCGCTTGTTGCTGGTTATAACGCATTTGAATTTGCAGGCCTTAAAGGTGATTTGGGTGCGCTGATCATAGGCATGATGTTTGCTCCACATAAAAAAGCGGGCGAGCTATCAAAATCCTTACTCAACTTAAAAGATATTTTACTTGTCGGTTTTTTCTTAAGCATTGGTTTAAATGCTGAATTAACAGTTGATTCGCTTATCATTGCCATTGTGCTTATTTTTGTACTCCCTGTTAAAGTTATTCTTTATTATGTGTTTACTAACGCGTTTAAATTACGAGCACGTACCTCGCTACTTACCGCATTTACCTTATCTAACTACAGTGAATTTGGCTTGATTGTATGCGCTGTTGCAGCTTCAACAGGTATTATTACCCCTGAATGGTTAGCCGTTATGGCTATTGCGGTATCTATTACCTTTGTTATTGCCTCCCCCCTTAACAAACGCTCTAATGAATTATATGTAAAAGTAGAAAGCTGGTTAGTAAAGTTTGAAAGCAAAACACGCCTAGCCGAAGAATTACCAGTAAACCTTAATGATACAAAAATTGTTATTTTTGGCATGGGTCGTATTGGCACCGGTGCTTATGAAACTATTAATATGACTCACCCCAATTTAGTAGCGGGTATAGATATAAAACCCGAAGTTGTCGATAAACATATAAGTAGAGGCCGTAAAGTACTGATTGCAGACGCTACCGACCCTGATTTTTGGCAACGTGTAAACCACTCTCACGTTGAAATGGTCATGTTAGCAATGCCAAAACACATGCAGAATATTTTTGCATTAGAGCAGCTTCAAGCGTCAGGCTACACAGGGCAAGTTACTGCAATTGCAAACTACCCAGATCAGCAAAAAGAGCTTGAAAGTATGGGGGTGCACTCAACGTATAACTTTTACTTAGAAGCCGGTAGTGGTTTTGCTGAACATGTAAAACAAGAATTGTTTGGTGAAAAATAG
- a CDS encoding ATP-binding protein: MGKLFASLYIYIVVSLFVVSGVIEQLWPYDESQQHVFLDDKFGQSLWLLSQTPNGLAKLKKHYNSFVISRADLALPQEQLAQLNSQHYLYLYDKQQRVVWYITLNDNELLQVGPIGLDTPVSTSVWPYVLLLTIVGIPVGLWSFLLWRDFSKLRNACKAVEGAQDFQLSDTSKSFFLPITETLSLMQQRISFLLNAQQELTSSVSHEFRTPLARLKFATVMLDERLSDEKSEVYIANMNSDINELESLVSEMLDYAKLDSQQPSLQPYPTDLVELIKVSVEKLNFDKKINLDEALPSSLIYQCDPHFMARAFQNLIGNAIKYANSQVKISLVTQHNEVQFVIEDDGRGIAEIERENVFKPFTRLDKSRGKKTGGFGLGLAIVAKIIAWHQGSYRIEHSSLGGAKFIISLPIEQN; the protein is encoded by the coding sequence ATGGGAAAGCTGTTTGCAAGTTTATATATTTATATTGTGGTTTCATTGTTTGTTGTTAGCGGTGTTATAGAACAATTATGGCCATATGATGAATCGCAACAGCACGTTTTTCTTGATGACAAATTTGGGCAGTCGCTTTGGCTGCTTTCACAAACACCCAATGGACTAGCAAAATTAAAGAAGCACTACAACAGCTTTGTTATTAGTCGTGCTGATTTAGCACTACCTCAAGAACAATTGGCTCAGTTAAATAGTCAGCACTATCTATATTTATATGACAAACAACAGCGAGTTGTTTGGTATATTACCCTCAATGACAATGAACTTTTGCAGGTAGGGCCTATAGGGTTAGATACCCCCGTATCGACCTCTGTATGGCCATACGTATTATTGCTCACTATTGTGGGGATTCCTGTAGGCTTATGGAGCTTTCTACTTTGGCGTGACTTCTCTAAATTGCGTAATGCATGTAAAGCCGTTGAAGGTGCTCAAGACTTTCAACTCTCTGATACTTCCAAGTCGTTTTTTTTACCAATTACTGAAACACTCAGTTTAATGCAACAACGCATCAGTTTTTTATTAAACGCTCAACAAGAGCTGACTTCGTCGGTTTCTCATGAATTTAGAACCCCCTTAGCTCGCTTAAAGTTTGCAACAGTAATGCTAGATGAACGTTTATCAGATGAAAAAAGTGAAGTTTATATTGCTAATATGAACAGCGATATTAATGAGCTTGAAAGTTTAGTTTCTGAGATGCTTGACTACGCAAAACTAGACTCTCAACAACCTAGCCTACAACCATACCCAACTGATTTGGTTGAGTTAATAAAAGTTAGCGTTGAAAAGCTTAATTTTGATAAGAAAATTAATTTGGATGAAGCATTACCAAGTAGCCTGATTTACCAATGTGATCCGCATTTTATGGCGCGCGCTTTTCAAAATTTAATTGGTAATGCAATTAAATACGCTAATAGCCAAGTTAAAATATCGCTTGTTACTCAGCATAACGAAGTACAGTTTGTAATTGAAGATGATGGCAGGGGCATTGCTGAAATAGAGCGAGAAAACGTATTTAAGCCCTTTACTCGGCTTGATAAAAGTAGAGGCAAAAAAACAGGTGGATTTGGCCTTGGGTTAGCGATTGTTGCTAAAATTATTGCTTGGCATCAGGGAAGTTATCGTATTGAACATTCGTCTTTAGGTGGAGCAAAGTTCATTATTAGCTTACCCATAGAGCAAAACTAA
- the ilvC gene encoding ketol-acid reductoisomerase, with amino-acid sequence MANYFNTLPLREQLAQLAQCEFMDASEFTDGVNALKGKKLVIVGCGAQGLNQGLNLRDSGLDVSYTLRDSAIAERRQSFLNASENGFTVGTYQELIPTADVVLNLTPDKQHTAVVNAIMPLMKQGSTLAYSHGFNIVEEGMQVREDITVIMVAPKCPGSEVREEYKRGFGVPTLIAVHPENDPQGHGLAQAKAYAAGTGGDRAGVLKSSFIAEVKSDLMGEQTILCGMLQTGSILCFDKMIEKGIDAGYASKLIQFGWEVITEALKYGGVTNMLDRLSNPAKVKAFELSEELKVIMRPLYNKHQDDIIDGTFSRVMMEDWANDDANLLKWRAETAETNFEKTPAGDVEISEQEFFDNGILMVAMVKAGVELAFETMTAAGIIEESAYYESLHETPLIANTIARKKLFEMNRTISDTAEYGCYLYNHACLPLLADFMKNIDTDVIGKGLGEQSNQVDNKALIEINTALREHPVEIVGAKLRGYMSAMKKIV; translated from the coding sequence ATGGCGAATTACTTTAATACCTTACCTTTACGCGAACAATTAGCGCAATTAGCGCAATGTGAATTTATGGACGCAAGCGAATTTACAGACGGTGTTAACGCACTTAAAGGTAAAAAACTAGTTATTGTAGGCTGTGGCGCACAAGGTTTAAACCAAGGCCTTAACCTACGCGATTCAGGTTTAGACGTGTCTTATACGTTACGCGATTCAGCTATTGCTGAGCGCCGCCAATCATTTTTAAACGCATCTGAAAACGGCTTTACTGTAGGTACTTACCAAGAGCTAATTCCAACAGCTGACGTAGTACTTAATTTAACGCCAGATAAACAGCACACAGCAGTCGTTAACGCCATCATGCCGTTAATGAAGCAAGGTTCTACACTTGCTTACTCACATGGCTTTAATATTGTTGAAGAAGGCATGCAGGTTCGCGAAGATATCACTGTAATCATGGTTGCACCTAAATGCCCAGGTTCTGAAGTACGTGAAGAGTACAAACGTGGCTTTGGTGTACCAACACTTATTGCCGTTCACCCAGAAAACGACCCACAAGGTCATGGCCTAGCACAAGCTAAAGCCTACGCTGCTGGCACAGGTGGTGACCGCGCAGGTGTGCTTAAATCGTCATTCATTGCTGAAGTTAAATCAGACCTTATGGGTGAGCAAACTATTTTATGCGGCATGTTACAAACGGGTTCTATTTTATGTTTTGACAAAATGATTGAAAAAGGAATTGATGCAGGTTACGCATCTAAACTAATTCAATTTGGTTGGGAAGTGATCACAGAAGCTCTTAAATACGGCGGCGTAACAAACATGCTTGACCGTTTATCTAACCCAGCAAAAGTGAAAGCATTTGAACTTAGTGAAGAGCTAAAAGTTATTATGCGTCCACTTTATAATAAGCACCAAGACGACATCATCGACGGCACATTTTCACGTGTAATGATGGAAGATTGGGCAAACGATGATGCTAACCTTCTTAAATGGCGCGCAGAAACAGCTGAAACTAATTTTGAAAAAACACCCGCTGGTGATGTAGAAATTTCAGAACAAGAATTCTTCGACAACGGTATTTTGATGGTCGCTATGGTTAAAGCAGGTGTTGAACTTGCATTCGAAACTATGACTGCGGCTGGCATTATTGAAGAGTCTGCATACTACGAGTCGCTTCACGAAACACCACTGATTGCTAATACCATTGCACGTAAAAAGTTATTTGAAATGAATCGTACTATTTCAGACACTGCTGAATATGGGTGTTACTTATATAACCATGCTTGCTTACCATTACTTGCTGACTTTATGAAAAATATCGACACCGATGTAATTGGTAAAGGCTTAGGTGAGCAAAGTAACCAAGTAGACAACAAAGCGTTAATTGAAATTAATACAGCGCTGCGTGAGCACCCGGTTGAAATAGTAGGCGCTAAATTACGTGGCTATATGTCAGCCATGAAAAAAATTGTTTAA
- a CDS encoding GNAT family N-acetyltransferase codes for MHFNCEPFDKLTPHTLFSIMKGRVDVFVVEQKCPYPELDDVDNSETTQHIYTLDNMQLMSYARCYEKNGQYSAIGRVLVSEHHRGKGIANKLVEQAIACCKTHWPERDIVIGAQTYLLDFYKSFGFKCTGDAYLEDGIPHQDMILKIN; via the coding sequence ATGCATTTTAACTGTGAACCATTTGATAAACTGACCCCTCATACCTTGTTTTCAATTATGAAAGGGCGCGTAGACGTATTTGTTGTAGAGCAAAAGTGCCCTTACCCTGAGCTGGATGATGTTGATAATTCTGAAACTACTCAGCATATTTATACGTTAGATAATATGCAGTTAATGAGCTACGCCCGTTGTTATGAAAAAAACGGACAGTACAGCGCAATTGGACGTGTTTTAGTGAGTGAGCATCACAGAGGAAAGGGGATCGCTAATAAATTGGTTGAACAGGCAATTGCGTGTTGTAAAACGCATTGGCCTGAACGGGACATAGTTATCGGTGCGCAAACCTATTTGTTGGACTTTTATAAGTCATTTGGTTTTAAGTGCACAGGGGATGCATATTTAGAGGACGGTATACCGCATCAAGATATGATACTAAAAATTAACTAG